One part of the Lathyrus oleraceus cultivar Zhongwan6 unplaced genomic scaffold, CAAS_Psat_ZW6_1.0 chrUn0001, whole genome shotgun sequence genome encodes these proteins:
- the LOC127110502 gene encoding ras-related protein Rab7: MASRRRMLLKVIILGDSGVGKTSLMNQYVNRKFSNQYKATIGADFLTKEVQFEDRLFTLQIWDTAGQERFQSLGVAFYRGADCCVLVYDVNVLKSFENLNHWREEFLIQASPSDPENFPFVVLGNKIDVDGGNSRVISEKKAKAWCASKGNIPYFETSAKEGFNVEAAFQCIAKNALKNEPEEEMYLPDTIDVGNGGRQQRSTGCEC, encoded by the exons ATGGCTTCTCGCCGCCGCATGTTGTTAAAAGTCATAATCCTTGGAGATAGCGG GGTTGGTAAAACATCATTGATGAATCA GTATGTGAATCGGAAGTTTAGTAATCAGTATAAGGCTACCATTGGTGCTGATTTTCTCACCAAAGAAGTTCAATTTGAAGATAGGTTGTTCACATTGCAG ATATGGGATACTGCTGGTCAAGAGCGGTTTCAGAGTCTTGGTGTAGCTTTCTACCGCGGTGCTGATTGCTGCGTCCTAGTTTATGATGTTAATGTCCTGAAATCTTTTGAAAACCTTAACCATTGGAGAGAAGAGTTTCTCATTCAG GCTAGTCCATCTGACCCCGAAAACTTCCCGTTTGTTGTGTTGGGAAACAAAATAGATGTTGATGGTGGGAACAGTAGAGTT ATTTCTGAGAAGAAAGCAAAGGCATGGTGTGCTTCAAAGGGAAACATACCATACTTTGAGACCTCTGCAAAAGAAGGATTTAATGTTGAAGCTGCTTTCCAGTGTATAGCTAAAAACGCACTCAAGAATGAACCTGAAGAAGAAAT GTATCTGCCCGACACAATCGATGTGGGCAATGGTGGACGACAGCAAAGATCTACCGGTTGTGAATGTTGA